GCGGAAAGCTGATTGAAGAGGCTTCAATGGCTACGATAAAGGCGAGAAATACAGAATATATAGAAGTGGTGACCACCAGCCAAAGAAAAGCGGCTATGGTACTGCATAATAAATTAGGTATTAATAACTTTAAGGTGGTTGATGATAAAACCATTCGCATCTATGCCACAGAAGTGCCTCAATCGGCCATTTCTAAGACATTAATATTGGAAGATATCAATATTGAGTCTATTGATAAAAGACAAACCACATTGGAAGAGTATTTTATAAAAAAAGTTGAGTTAGACCAGGTTGTGAGTTAACTTTTGAACGAAGAGAATAGGTATCAATGAAGTAACATATTAAAAGTCAAGGAGCCGATCATTTTGTTTCATTTAATAAGACTTGAATCAAAAAAGACTAATTTAGGATGGTTCGTCAAAGGTGCTATTCTTGCAAATATTTTCATTCTGGGTTTTTTATGTATAATTCCTGCGATTGAAGAAAGTGATGGCGGGGAAATGTTAAAAGATGTGACAGGATTTTTTACGATAAGTGGTGCATGTGTTAGAGGGGTTTTTATAGTTTTTGCAGCTGTACTTATTTCAAAAATGATTATTGATGAGTTTAAGAATCGTACGGTCCTCATCATGTTTTCCTATCCAATCAATCGTAAAAAAATCCTCAGTGCAAAATTGATTCTTATCGTTTGGATGACTTTCATTGCAATGACCATTTCACATACATTGGTGATTAGTGGTTTTATTGGATTGAATCATATCTTTCATTTGACTCCTGCAATGAATTTAACTTTAAGTGATTTTTTAGCGGAGTTAATAAAAGTAATCATGTTTGGCTTTACGAGCTCAGTTGCAGCACTAATCCCGCTATATTTTGGAATGAGAAAATATTCGACGCCGGCAACGATCATTTCTTCACTTTTAATCGTTAGTGTGACATGCCAATCAATTGGTCCGAATTTCTCATTAGCCAATATTATTTATATACCGCTTGCCTTGGCAATAATTGCTCTGGGTATTGTTGTGTTAGCAATTCGGAATATTAACCACATTGATTTAGATTAAGTGCTGGTTATTCTTTGTCTTAGCTTGATGGGCATGAGGAGAAGTCAAAGGTTTGTAAATGTGATGCTCTACCCTTTGTGTAAAAAAATAAGCAAAGTTTAGCTCAATTAAATTTTCGATAACCCGTCAAGAAATGGCGGGTTATTTAAATAGAATTTCATGTGGACAACAAATTTTTATTTGGAGATTTTTTGGTTTAAAGAAACTTTTTTAGAGAAGTGAAATATTATGAAAATAAAGGGAGTCGACAAGAATGGATCCATCTAAACGAATTAAGAACAAAATCTTATTAAATTCCTATCTATGTAAAATGTTAGGGATTATTACCGACCAAGAATATCATACAATTTTAAACAAAATCAGTTCTCACGAATATTATTTATAGATGCATGAGACGTAAAGGAGAATGTAGTTATAAAATCTACTGTTAAAATAAGGAAATGTTTCCTTTGCGAAAGTATATCCCAACATGCAAATTGATATTGTTAAAGATAGGGGTGAAGAAATTGAGCATAATTAAAGTTACGATTTATTTATGGTCAGTTTTTTGGGCTTATTGGATGTTATTAGCAATATCTACTCGTAAGAAAGTAAAAAAAGAATATAGCGGTCAAGAACGAACACAAAGAATCGTACATTTGATTTTTGTAATCATCTCTTTTGTTATAACTTTCTTTCGAGTTAATTTTATAGACAAGATCATCATCCCATCTAATTATGCATTTGATAGCTTAGGGGGAGTGATATTACTCTTATCACTTTCTCTTGCTGTTTGGGCGAGGATTATATTAGGCAGAAATTGGAGTGGAGCCATTCAAAAAGTCGAAAACCAACGACTAATTCGGAACGGACCCTACAAACATATAAGACACCCCATTTATACAGGAATTGTTTGTGGTTTTTGCGGTACATTTTTAATATTTGGAACTCTTGCTTCTTTTATAGGATTTCTCATTATTTTATTCTCATATATCGCTAAAATAAAAATCGAAGAGAATTTCTTAGTTACGGAATTTGGAGACGAATATAGAGAATATATGAAACAATCTTGGGCATTAGTTCCTTTTATATTTTAGAATGAATATAGTCTAAAAAGGCAAGTTTGTGAGTTTTTGTACTTGTTAGTCCTTTTTTAATTTTGTGTATCAAAAAGCCTCATATTCCAGAAAAATGGCGTGCCAAAACTGATGTTAGTTTACACGTCATTTTAATTTCTAAAAGGGCATGAAAGTACATATGGAAAAGGAAAATACTGACATGTATTCGGTTGCAACCTTACCCTTTAATTCTAGTGCTCATAGGAGTATAATAAAAAACGGCAAATAGTAATAAAATTTAAAAATAGAGAATTGTGTGAACATCGGGAAAGGGGAACTTGAAAGTGAATATTGCAAAATTTGAAGAAAGCATGTACCAGTTGATCGTGGAAACTTCAACAAAGCTTCCAAAAGACGTTCGCCGCGCCGTAAAAGCAGCGAAAGAAAAAGAAAATGCTGGCACAAGAGCAGCCATGAGTCTTGCCACGATCACAAACAATATCAAAATGGCTGACGATCAAGTATCGCCAATCTGCCAGGATACTGGTTTACCTACCTTTAAAATTAAAACACCAGTGGGAGTTAACCAAATCGAATTAAAAGCAGCGATTAAAAATGCCATCGTTCAAGCAACAAAAGATGGAAAATTGCGTCCTAATGCGGTTGATTCATTGACTGGCAAAAACAGCGGCGACAACCTTGGTGACGGTCTGCCTGTTGTGAAGTTTGAACAATGGGAAAAAGACTATATTGATGTTCGCTTAATTTTAAAAGGAGGCGGCTGCGAAAACAAAAATATTCAATACAGCCTGCCATGTGAATTAGATGGACTAGGACGTGCTGGCCGTGATCTAGATGGGATTCGCAAATGTATTATGCACTCTGTCTACCAAGCTCAAGGACAAGGCTGCAGCGCTGGTTTTATAGGAGTAGGAATCGGAGGAGATCGTTCTTCAGGCTACGACTTAGCAAAAGAACAATTATTCCGTTCGGTTGAAGATGTAAACCCAAATGGAGATCTGCGCAAGTTAGAAGAATATGTGATGGAAAATGCCAATAAGCTCGGGATCGGAACCATGGGCTTTGGCGGCGAAGCTACTTTATTAGGCTGTAAAATAGGCGTTATGCACCGTATTCCAGCCAGCTTCTATGTATCTGTAGCTTACAATTGCTGGGCCTTCCGCCGTATGGGAGTTGCAGTAGATGCTGAATCAGGCGAAATCCGCGAATGGGCATACCAAGATGGTGAGTTCATTGATTTTGCGGAGGAAACAGAGGCAGAGCGCGAAACAGCTGCAGCTCGTTCTGAAGATGTCATCACATTGCAAGCACCAATTACAGAAGAACAAATTCGTACGCTGAAGGTTGGAGACGTAGTAGAGATCACTGGCAAGATGTACACTGGCCGTGATGCGATTCATAAGTATTTAACGGATCATGACGCTCCTGTTGATTTAAATGGACAAGTCATTTACCATTGTGGCCCTGTCATGCTGAAGGATGAAGACGGCGTGTGGCATGTAAAAGCTGCCGGCCCGACAACAAGTATCCGTGAGGAGCCTTATCAAGGCGATATTATGAAAAAATTTGGTATCCGCGCCGTGATCGGTAAAGGCGGTATGGGTCCGACAACCTTGGCAGCTTTAAAAGAGCACGGCGGTGTTTATTTGAACGCCATTGGCGGTGCTGCTCAATACTATGCTGATTGTATCAAAGGCGTTGAAGGTGTAGATTTGATGGAGTTTGGAATTCCAGAAGCTATGTGGCACCTTCGTGTCGAAGGTTTCCGAGCCGTTGTTACAATGGACTCCCACGGCAACAGTCTGCATGCTGATGTGGACAAATCTTCTTTGGAGAAATTGGCACAGTTTAAGGAACCAGTTTTTAAATAGGATGTTTTTTGGTAGGCTCTCTGCAAAATGGGGGCCTATCTTTTTTTGGTAAACACGATCTTTAAATTTGTAAAATGTTCTCTTTGAAATAAAAAAGGTTCTTTGAAATATAGGATGTCCTTCATTCTGTGAGTAGAATCATTTCCTTTATCCTCCAATTATGTTTTCCCTAAAAAAACAAACACTATAAAAAGTAAAAAAATAGGGGGAATATGGATGAAAAGAATTTGCTGCATTCTTGGTTTACTGCTTTTGGCGATTCCTCAAATTACATACGGAGCCATTTCCAATCAAACCATTCATTGGGGTTTTAAGAGAGCAGTCAACGAGCAGCCAGTAGAAGCGGGAGCGATGTATGATCAATTGCTTGCAAAGTATGGCGCATTTTATAAAGGAGATCCCAGTACCAAAAGCATATCACTTACCTTCGATAGTGGGTATGAAAACGGGAATATGCCAAAAATTCTTGCGGCTTTAAAAAAGGAAAAGGTAAAAGCCACCTTTTTTGTTACGGGTCATTTTTTAGAATCGCAGCCTGACCTGGCAAAACAAATAGTAAAAGAAGGTCATATAATCGGGAATCACTCTTGGTTCCATCCTGATTTTACAACTGTAAGTGATGAAAGAATTCGTGAGGAACTTGAAAAAGTAAAAGTCAGAACAAAGGAAATTACTGGTCAGAAAACGATGAAATATTTGCGCCCGCCTCGTGGAACCTTTAGTGAAAGAACATTGCAAATTGCAAAAGAAGAGGGTTATACTCATGTATTTTGGTCGCTAGCCTACGTTGATTGGAATATTAATCAGCAAAGAGGCTGGCAATATGCATATGACAACATTATGAAGCAAGTTCATCCTGGCTGCATAATGCTTTTACATTCCGTTTCTAAAGATAATGCAGATGCTCTTGAAAAAGCGATACATGATTTAAAAAAGCGCGGATATAAATTTAAAAGCCTCGATGACATAAAGAAAGCTTAAGCCGAATTTCCAACGAAATTCGGTTTTTTCCTGTTTCATGCTATAATACGGAGAAAAAAGGATGGGACCTTTTTCGTGTGGCAAGAAACAATTCACTTTGATGGAACATATAATTTTGACAGTGTTTTAGCAAGACATGCCACGGATCCATTGAAACAATTAGTTTTGGAAAGCCGTTCGATCCGCGTGCCAGTTATAATAGGAACAAGTTCGCATGCTGTTGAAGTAACAGCAATAGGAACGGTGGACAAACCGGAATTTATTATAAAAGGAAAAAATGAAGTGGATAAGCAAGCGATCATCCAAAGAACTGCTGAGATTTTTCAATGGAATGTATCTCTTAGAAAAATTCAGAACCACTTTCAACAGACAGACTTAAAAGAAATATTTCAGCAATTTGCCGGAACACCGCTCATTCTTGATTTCGATCTGTTTGGCTGTTTGGTGAAATGTATTATACACCAGCAAATTAATATGACTTTTGCCTATACGCTCACAGATCGGTTTGTTAAAACATATGGATACGAGATGGATGGGGTGTGGTTTTACCCGCAGCCAGAAACAGTTGCGAAAATGACAGTTGAACAGTTACGCGATCTGCAATTTAGCAGCAGAAAAGCGGAATATGTGATAGATATTGCCAAGGAAATTGTCGAAAACGGTTTAGACCTCGGTGCGTTGAAAAACAAAGCAGATGAAGAAATTTTTCAAAGACTGACCAAAATTCGCGGTGTCGGCAAATGGACAGTGGAAAATTTCCTACTGTTCGGGTTGGGTCGGCCCAACCTGTTTCCTGTGGCAGACATTGGCATTCAAAACGGCGTGAAAAAGCTGTATAACCTTGTAAGCAAGCCGACAAATGAAGAAATGGAACGTTATAAACAAGCCTGGGAGCCTTATTTAAGCTATGCTTCCATGTATTTATGGAGAAGTTTGGAGTGACCCTGATGAAAACAGAACAAAGTATTAAGATCCAACCGGAACAGACCTTCCCCCTAACGATTAAACGGCTAGGAATCAATGGGGAAGGGGTCGGTTATTTTAAAAAGCAAGTTGTTTTTGTACCCGGTGCGCTTCCCGGAGAAGAAGTGGTGGTGGAAGCAACAAAAATTCACCCGAAATTTGCCGAGGCAAAAATAAAAAAAATCCGCAGCCAATCACCATACCGTGTCAAGCCGCTCTGTCCGGTATATGAAAAATGCGGAGGATGTCAGCTGCAGCATTTACAATATGATCAGCAGCTTAAAGAAAAACGCGATATGGTCATCCAGGCATTGGAACGTCATACCAAACTGCGGATAGAACAGTTAGATATCCGCGAAACGATTGGGATGGGGAATCCATGGAGTTACCGAAACAAAAGCAGTTTTCAAGTTAGTCAGAAAGACGGCAAAGTGCTGGCTGGACTTTATGGAATGAATTCTCACCATCTCATAAATATTGATCAATGCGCAGTCCAACACTCGCAAACGAACGAAGCAACTGCAAAAGTGAAACAGATTTTAGAGGAACTGCAAATCTCCATTTATAATGAAAAAACAAGAAAAGGCATTGTACGGACGATCGTGACTCGTGTCGGTGTTGAAACAGGAGAGCTGCAGGTTGTCTTGATCACAGCACAAAAAGACCTGCCAAAACAGCAGCTGATTATCGAGGAAATTCAAAAGCGGCTTCCTAATGTTAAATCGATTGTGCAAAACATTAACGGTGAAAAAACATCGCTCATTTTTGGAGAAGAAACCGTGAAGCTCGCCGGCGAGGAATTTATTCAAGAAACATTAGGGGACTTGCAATTTGAGCTTTCAGCCCGGACCTTTTTCCAACTGAATCCAACCCAAACCGTAAAGCTTTATAATGAAGTAAAAACAGCAGCAGGGCTTACCGGCAAGGAAAAAATAGTGGATGCTTATTGCGGTGTTGGCACGATCGGTTTGTGGATGGCGGACCAGGCGGCAGAAGTCCGAGGAATGGACATAATCCCTGAGTCCATTGAGGATGCCAAGAAAAACGCCAAACGTCACGGTTTTACCAATACGAAATATGTCCCAGGAAAAGCAGAAGAGATCCTGCCTAAATGGGTCAAAAAGGGCTGGAATCCAGACGTCATCGTCGTCGATCCACCAAGAACCGGCCTCGACCGTAATCTCATCCAGACAATTTTACAGGTTAAACCGGAAAAACTAATCTATGTCTCATGCAATCCGTCTACTTTGGCTAAAGACATTCAAGATTTAAGTTCGAAATATGAAGTCAGATATATTCAGCCGGTGGATATGTTTCCTCATACCGCACATGTGGAGTGCTGCGTGTTGCTAAAATTACGTTAAATAATAGCAGATGGTAGGGAGAATCTAAAAAAGATTCTCGCTGTGCCGTCTGCTTTAATTTCAATTCGGTCTATTAAACGATGCAATAACTGAGGTGTTAAAGTTTCAAATTTCTTGATTCTTGTAATTTCTCTTTTTAATTTATCCAATTGCTTGTTGTTATTTTTAGTTAAAAGCTTTTGAGATAAATCGGCTTTGGGTATTAAATAATATGTTTCCGCTCTCTTCGCACGACGAATGTTTCTCGGATATGATTTTAAAAGAAGAAGCAGGAACCAAGTATGGGATTTCCTGCTTCTATTCAATTTTGGTACCACAAACTAGGAGTTACTCCCTAAATGGAGAAACTCCTTTTTTCCATCTAGTTTTATTTTAGAATTTATACTTTAATTTTTCTTATTCAAAACTACTTTCATTTATCTCAAATCAATACCATTCAAAGACCGTACTTGTGTTTACTTTTAAGCTTTACTTAGTCAGAGTGTTCCACTATAAGCAATAAGTGCTGTCAAACGTATTCTAATCTTCGAAAAACAATAGTTTTTTTATTTTAAAATAATAATTTCTAATTTTTCTAAATTATTCTAATATTCATATTGTAAATCGGTAAAATAACACATATAATCAAAAATGAGCATAAAACATCAAATTTATTCAAAAGCGAGCTAAAACGGTCAAATTTCGCATTTCATATGAATTGGAGGGAAACGATTTTGTGTATGGTATAGAAAGAAAGTCGGCCATATTAGAGTTATTAAATAAGAATGCTAGAGTGGATGTACAAGAATTAAGTCAGCACTTCGACTTGTCTGAATCAACAATTCGTAGGGACTTAAAGGAACTAGAGGAAGCCCAATTGTTAAAAAGAACGCATGGTGGGGCTGTATTGTTCAAAAGTGTGACCTTCGAACCGACTTACATTGAGAAAGAAGTGCAGTTTCAAAAAGAGAAAAGGGCTATTGCAAAGGAAGCGGCAAAGCTTATTGAGAACGGTGAAAGTATTTTGCTCGATTCGGGTACGACATCTTATTATCTTGCTCAAGAACTAAGAAACTTTTCGAGCTTACAGGTGGTTACCAATTCAATATTATGTGCCAACGAATTAAAGGATGTATCTGGAATTGAAGTCTTATTATGTGGTGGTTCTCTGCGTTCAGAAACACTAGCGTTGGTAGGTCCTTTGGCTGAATTCAGCTTCAATCAAATTTGTGTAGACAAATCGTTTATTGCTACGAATGGCGTTGATGTAGAAAATGGGTTAACCACCCCAAATTTAATTGAGGCATCAACGAAAAAGAAGATGATTGATTGTGCGGAAAAGGTTATTCTCATTACTGATCATAGCAAAATAGGTCAAGTAAGCTTTGCGAAGTTTGCGGATATTCATGAGATAAATTATTTAATAACCGATAGTGCTGCACAAAAAACCGTACTTAACAGAATTGAGGAATCAGGAATTTCTGTTCGCGTAGTCTGACTTTTCCCCAAAGGTAAGGGATCTAATATCAGATAAGAGCAAAAAATGAAGGCGCTTAAATGAAAGCGGTATAAAAAATATCCGCATCTTTTTTAGGAGGTGATGCTTACATAGTTGTAAAAATAATAGAAGAGATTTCAATCGTTTTAATTAACTTGTTCCTTGGGGGAGAAAAAAGAAAGAATCACTAAAAAAGGTTACGATTCAGGGCAACCACGACCAAATGGAAAAAAGCCCAAAATCATAACCCTGCCTGAGTATATCTAAAATTAATACTAATTTTAGCACTCATTTTTATACTACGGTATTACAGATTTTTTTACAAGGATTGTGTTTTGCTAGAAGTATCTATTACTTTACAAAACTATATTTTAGGAGGAATTACAAACTATGAAAAAATTTAAAATTTTTAACATAGTATTATTAATTTTAACTCTATGCTTTTTAGGTGCATGCAGCAATAATGAAAGCGTTTCTAAAACTAGTAAAACAGATGGCAAGTCTAATACTGAAAAAAAGCTAAAGATTGGTTTAACAGTTCCAAATTTAAGCAATCCATACTTTGTAGCGATGTCTAAAGGGGCTAAAGAGGTTGCTTCTAAGTATAATGCTGATGTAACGACTGTAAGTGCGGATCAAGATCTTTCTAAACAAACTGCACAAATTGAAGACTTTATCACAAAAAAAGTTGATTTAATATTATTATGCCCATTTGATTCTGCTGGTATTGCCGGGGCAGTTAGTGAGGCAAAGGCAGCTGGTATTCCGGTTGTTGCTCTTGATGGATTTGCAGAAGGTGGCATTGACACAGTGGTTATGTCTGATAACGTCCAAGCAGGTAAATTAGCCGCGGAGTACCTTGTAAAGAAACTTAATGGAAAAGGTAATATTGCTATCATTGATGGACCTCCTGTTTCAGCAGTAACAGACCGAATTAAAGGTTTTAACGAAGTAATTAAAAAATACCCAGATATCAAGGTTGTTGCTAAACAAAATGGTGAGGGTAATCGTGAAAAGGGTCTTAACGTAATGGAAGGTATACTAACAGCAAATAAGAAAATCGATGCAGTATTTTCAATAAATGATGAAGAGGCTGTTGGAGTACAAATTGCTCAACAACAAGCTAATAGACAAAATGAATTCTTTGTCGTAAGTGTCGACGGTGCGCCTTCTGCAATTGATGCTATGAAAAAAGGCGGAAGCATTGCTGGTACGTCTGCCCAATTCCCGAATCAAATGGTTATTGATGGAGTTGCCTCAGCATTAAAAATCATTGATGGTAAAAAAGTTGACTCAAAAATCCTTATTCCAACTAAATTTATCACTAAAGATAATGTTGATTCTTATAAAGGCTGGTAATTAATTTTCCCTCTAGTGAATGTAAAATATGGTGCTCTTTCAAGAGCACTATATTTTTATCCTAGTCAAATAGGGCTTAAAAAGAGACTTAGGGAGTGGCACTAATGGCAGTATTTCAAGTACAAGAACACATAAATAGCCGTCTACCAGAGAATCAGTTACCCGTCCTTAGGATGAAGGCGGTTACGAAGAGATTTTCCGGTGTCAAGGTGTTGGATAACGTTAATATCGAACTCTATAAAGGGGAAGTTCATGCCTTGATGGGGGAGAATGGCGCAGGAAAATCTACTTTAATGAAGATCATGGCTGGAGTGTATCAGCCTGATGGAGGAACGATTGAGTATAAAAGTCAACAAGTACATTGGAATAATCCAATGGAAGCAAGAAATAAAGGGATCAGTGTTATTCATCAAGAAATAAGTCTTTCACCAAATTTGTCCATTGGTGAGAATATTTTGATGGGGACAACATTTAAGAAAAATAGGCTGGGCTTAATAAAATGGAATGATATTTATGAAAATGCTGCCCATGTTTTAAAATCCATAGGATCTTCCTTGGATCCTCGGGCGGATGTTTCCACCTTAAGTGTGGCCCAACAACAAATGGTAGAAATTGCTCGTGCTTTATCACTTAATTCTGAGATTTTAATTATGGATGAACCGACGGCATCTCTGACAGATAAAGAAATAGAAAAGCTTTTTGGCATCATTGAAGAATTAAGAAGGAAAGGCGTAGCTATAGTTTATATCTCCCATCGAATGGATGAGATTTTTAAAATTTCAAATCGCTTTACAGTGCTTAGAGACGGTCAATGGGTAAAAAGTGGACCAATTTCGGATACAAATCCCGAGAATCTAGTAAAACTTATGGTAGGAAGAGAGTTAAATGAACTATTTGTAAGAGAAAGAAACGAAAGTGTTGTTAGGTCTGAACACAAACCTGTCCTTGAGTTAAAAAATGTCTCTGACAAGAAGGTTGTAAAGGGGATATCGCTGAAAATCTATCCTGGTGAAATTGTTGGCTTAGCAGGCCTTGTCGGTGCGGGTCGGACTGAGTTGATAAGAACAATCTTTGGACTATCCGAACTGTCTGAGGGCCAAATAATTCTGAATGGCCAGCAGGTACATATAAAAAATCCTGTTGACGCAATAAAACTTGGCATTGCTCATGTTCCTGAGAGCAGGAAGGAACAAGGGTTATTACCAAATTTATCTGTAAAAGAAAATATACTGATGGCACAATTGCCAACCTATCGTAAATTTAAACTATTGCAGTATAAGCAAATGAATCGTGATGCGGATCATTTAATTAAAGAACTTGGAATAAGACTGGCATCAAAGGAACAAAATGTTATGGGCCTTAGCGGAGGAAATCAACAAAAGGTTGTTATTGCTAAATGGTTATCTATTGGTCCTAAAATATTGCTGCTTGACGAACCGACCCGTGGTGTAGACATTGGTGCAAAGACCGAGATTCATAAAATCATAAGTGAATTGGCAAAACAAGGGCTTGCTGTATTGATGATATCTTCTGAATTACCAGAAATATTAGGAGTTAGTGATCGGATTTTAGTGATTCATGAGGGAAAACTCAGAGCTGAACTATCTCGTGATGAAGCTACACAAGAAAAAATTATGTACTATGCTACAGGAGAGGGTAAACAATGAATTCAAACTTACAAATGTCAAGTCCATCCGTAGTTTCATTCAAACAACGGTCAAAACAGATTTTTAATCAGCTGGGCATGGTAATAATTCTTGCCTTATTAATCATAGTTATGACTATTGTTGCACCGAATTTTACGGACTCAAGTAATATCCTAAACGTACTAAAGCAGAGTTCAATCACTGCTATTCTGGCAGCTGGGATGACTGTAGTTATATTAACAGGAGGCATTGATTTATCTGT
Above is a genomic segment from Neobacillus endophyticus containing:
- a CDS encoding ABC transporter substrate-binding protein; this encodes MKKFKIFNIVLLILTLCFLGACSNNESVSKTSKTDGKSNTEKKLKIGLTVPNLSNPYFVAMSKGAKEVASKYNADVTTVSADQDLSKQTAQIEDFITKKVDLILLCPFDSAGIAGAVSEAKAAGIPVVALDGFAEGGIDTVVMSDNVQAGKLAAEYLVKKLNGKGNIAIIDGPPVSAVTDRIKGFNEVIKKYPDIKVVAKQNGEGNREKGLNVMEGILTANKKIDAVFSINDEEAVGVQIAQQQANRQNEFFVVSVDGAPSAIDAMKKGGSIAGTSAQFPNQMVIDGVASALKIIDGKKVDSKILIPTKFITKDNVDSYKGW
- a CDS encoding DeoR/GlpR family DNA-binding transcription regulator; translation: MYGIERKSAILELLNKNARVDVQELSQHFDLSESTIRRDLKELEEAQLLKRTHGGAVLFKSVTFEPTYIEKEVQFQKEKRAIAKEAAKLIENGESILLDSGTTSYYLAQELRNFSSLQVVTNSILCANELKDVSGIEVLLCGGSLRSETLALVGPLAEFSFNQICVDKSFIATNGVDVENGLTTPNLIEASTKKKMIDCAEKVILITDHSKIGQVSFAKFADIHEINYLITDSAAQKTVLNRIEESGISVRVV
- a CDS encoding sugar ABC transporter ATP-binding protein, with amino-acid sequence MAVFQVQEHINSRLPENQLPVLRMKAVTKRFSGVKVLDNVNIELYKGEVHALMGENGAGKSTLMKIMAGVYQPDGGTIEYKSQQVHWNNPMEARNKGISVIHQEISLSPNLSIGENILMGTTFKKNRLGLIKWNDIYENAAHVLKSIGSSLDPRADVSTLSVAQQQMVEIARALSLNSEILIMDEPTASLTDKEIEKLFGIIEELRRKGVAIVYISHRMDEIFKISNRFTVLRDGQWVKSGPISDTNPENLVKLMVGRELNELFVRERNESVVRSEHKPVLELKNVSDKKVVKGISLKIYPGEIVGLAGLVGAGRTELIRTIFGLSELSEGQIILNGQQVHIKNPVDAIKLGIAHVPESRKEQGLLPNLSVKENILMAQLPTYRKFKLLQYKQMNRDADHLIKELGIRLASKEQNVMGLSGGNQQKVVIAKWLSIGPKILLLDEPTRGVDIGAKTEIHKIISELAKQGLAVLMISSELPEILGVSDRILVIHEGKLRAELSRDEATQEKIMYYATGEGKQ
- a CDS encoding methyltransferase family protein, giving the protein MSIIKVTIYLWSVFWAYWMLLAISTRKKVKKEYSGQERTQRIVHLIFVIISFVITFFRVNFIDKIIIPSNYAFDSLGGVILLLSLSLAVWARIILGRNWSGAIQKVENQRLIRNGPYKHIRHPIYTGIVCGFCGTFLIFGTLASFIGFLIILFSYIAKIKIEENFLVTEFGDEYREYMKQSWALVPFIF
- the rlmD gene encoding 23S rRNA (uracil(1939)-C(5))-methyltransferase RlmD yields the protein MKTEQSIKIQPEQTFPLTIKRLGINGEGVGYFKKQVVFVPGALPGEEVVVEATKIHPKFAEAKIKKIRSQSPYRVKPLCPVYEKCGGCQLQHLQYDQQLKEKRDMVIQALERHTKLRIEQLDIRETIGMGNPWSYRNKSSFQVSQKDGKVLAGLYGMNSHHLINIDQCAVQHSQTNEATAKVKQILEELQISIYNEKTRKGIVRTIVTRVGVETGELQVVLITAQKDLPKQQLIIEEIQKRLPNVKSIVQNINGEKTSLIFGEETVKLAGEEFIQETLGDLQFELSARTFFQLNPTQTVKLYNEVKTAAGLTGKEKIVDAYCGVGTIGLWMADQAAEVRGMDIIPESIEDAKKNAKRHGFTNTKYVPGKAEEILPKWVKKGWNPDVIVVDPPRTGLDRNLIQTILQVKPEKLIYVSCNPSTLAKDIQDLSSKYEVRYIQPVDMFPHTAHVECCVLLKLR
- the pdaA gene encoding delta-lactam-biosynthetic de-N-acetylase gives rise to the protein MKRICCILGLLLLAIPQITYGAISNQTIHWGFKRAVNEQPVEAGAMYDQLLAKYGAFYKGDPSTKSISLTFDSGYENGNMPKILAALKKEKVKATFFVTGHFLESQPDLAKQIVKEGHIIGNHSWFHPDFTTVSDERIREELEKVKVRTKEITGQKTMKYLRPPRGTFSERTLQIAKEEGYTHVFWSLAYVDWNINQQRGWQYAYDNIMKQVHPGCIMLLHSVSKDNADALEKAIHDLKKRGYKFKSLDDIKKA
- a CDS encoding fumarate hydratase, encoding MNIAKFEESMYQLIVETSTKLPKDVRRAVKAAKEKENAGTRAAMSLATITNNIKMADDQVSPICQDTGLPTFKIKTPVGVNQIELKAAIKNAIVQATKDGKLRPNAVDSLTGKNSGDNLGDGLPVVKFEQWEKDYIDVRLILKGGGCENKNIQYSLPCELDGLGRAGRDLDGIRKCIMHSVYQAQGQGCSAGFIGVGIGGDRSSGYDLAKEQLFRSVEDVNPNGDLRKLEEYVMENANKLGIGTMGFGGEATLLGCKIGVMHRIPASFYVSVAYNCWAFRRMGVAVDAESGEIREWAYQDGEFIDFAEETEAERETAAARSEDVITLQAPITEEQIRTLKVGDVVEITGKMYTGRDAIHKYLTDHDAPVDLNGQVIYHCGPVMLKDEDGVWHVKAAGPTTSIREEPYQGDIMKKFGIRAVIGKGGMGPTTLAALKEHGGVYLNAIGGAAQYYADCIKGVEGVDLMEFGIPEAMWHLRVEGFRAVVTMDSHGNSLHADVDKSSLEKLAQFKEPVFK
- a CDS encoding DUF4368 domain-containing protein, with protein sequence MVPKLNRSRKSHTWFLLLLLKSYPRNIRRAKRAETYYLIPKADLSQKLLTKNNNKQLDKLKREITRIKKFETLTPQLLHRLIDRIEIKADGTARIFFRFSLPSAII
- a CDS encoding DNA-3-methyladenine glycosylase family protein gives rise to the protein MWQETIHFDGTYNFDSVLARHATDPLKQLVLESRSIRVPVIIGTSSHAVEVTAIGTVDKPEFIIKGKNEVDKQAIIQRTAEIFQWNVSLRKIQNHFQQTDLKEIFQQFAGTPLILDFDLFGCLVKCIIHQQINMTFAYTLTDRFVKTYGYEMDGVWFYPQPETVAKMTVEQLRDLQFSSRKAEYVIDIAKEIVENGLDLGALKNKADEEIFQRLTKIRGVGKWTVENFLLFGLGRPNLFPVADIGIQNGVKKLYNLVSKPTNEEMERYKQAWEPYLSYASMYLWRSLE
- a CDS encoding ABC transporter permease yields the protein MFHLIRLESKKTNLGWFVKGAILANIFILGFLCIIPAIEESDGGEMLKDVTGFFTISGACVRGVFIVFAAVLISKMIIDEFKNRTVLIMFSYPINRKKILSAKLILIVWMTFIAMTISHTLVISGFIGLNHIFHLTPAMNLTLSDFLAELIKVIMFGFTSSVAALIPLYFGMRKYSTPATIISSLLIVSVTCQSIGPNFSLANIIYIPLALAIIALGIVVLAIRNINHIDLD